The sequence TTCTATTGCTCTCGCTTTTGACCGAAGGGCCCATGTACGGCTATCAGATCATCGAGACAGTCCTGGAACGCACCGACGGCGCCTATACGCTGAAGGAAGGCGCGCTCTATCCGGCGCTCCATAAGCTCGAAGCCGCCGAATTCATTTCGTCCTACTGGCAGACCCAGGCGAACGGCCGGGACCGGCGCTATTATGCGATTCTTCCCGCAGGGGCCACCTTTCTTGAAGCCAAGAAGAAGCAGTGGAGCCTGTTCGTGAACATGGTGGAGGGTTTTGTGACGCCTGGCGGGTCGGCG comes from Holophagaceae bacterium and encodes:
- a CDS encoding PadR family transcriptional regulator — encoded protein: MDRELLKGSTPILLLSLLTEGPMYGYQIIETVLERTDGAYTLKEGALYPALHKLEAAEFISSYWQTQANGRDRRYYAILPAGATFLEAKKKQWSLFVNMVEGFVTPGGSAGPKG